Sequence from the Argentina anserina chromosome 7, drPotAnse1.1, whole genome shotgun sequence genome:
ATCATGTAGTAGTATCTGATAAAAGTGCCAAACCCCTGATATCACAACAAAGCAGACACGGTCAAAGGCCAAAAGTTGGACGGATTTAAGTGATGCACAGATAATAGGATCatgcaaacaaaaaaaatccaagATCCATAAGATATTTAGATCAGAAGGAGACTGCATTGTGTATGTCAAGTCCTTTGCAACTCCCCTGACATGGGCTACATATTTTCAAATCTTCTTGATTGCTTCCACCTATAAGAGTAGGAGATAATCTAAATCACTATTGAATAGCCCTGAAAATCACTCATGATAAACAAAGAGAGGCAACAAGAATCACCTGCTCAGCCAAAAATATGATTTCAACGAAATGGTATAGTTGCAAATCTTTGTTCTTGTCAGCGACCTGTAAGTCACAAGGTTGAAGATAAACCTTTTTAGTAAATGGCATACAGAGATCCATTGATATAACATGGTGCCATCACTGCCATGAATTAATTTAtatcacaaatcaaacaagctTTCAGGCCATTCAAGCATCAAAAGTTATCTTGTGGTCTTTCCATATTCATTTTCATATGGACTAGACATTTTCTCGCACTGTTTCAACTATACTTCTAAAAAGTTTcacatttgcaaaacaaataattaagaaaaagaCTAATTAAGCAATAATTAACATGAGCCGCACCTAACccacaaaatcaaatcaaaactgAAAAAGTTAACCGCGATACAGGTTGACTACAAAATTCTTAGCATCAACCATTTAAATCTTTATGCAAACCAGGGAGAATAAAAATTGCATTACAAACATTGTCTTCTCctaaatttttaaatattagCTTATACCATTCTTTACGGGTACAATCTCCTCATCAAGCTCAACGAAACAGCATTGCTCACGTTTATGAATGCATcaaaagctttacagaaacaAGACATGATACATAGCAAAATGAGATATGATAATTAAACCACCAAAACCAATGATAATTTCAAAACTGGATTGAAGTTAGAGCTAACCTTGGTGATCTGTGTGTCACAATTCATGTCAAAAATCAAAGTGGAATAAATCATGGAGTAGTGGCCTGGAAATTTCTCCCTGGACGTAAGTAACTCGCCTGGGCTCCACTGTAAGAAACCCCAATGTGGAAGAATAATATCAAACAAACCTGACAGGTGTGATTGGATCATTGCGGTCTTAAGCCAAAATGAAAGTATTAATAGAAGAAAAGTACCCACAGACACACATCAGGTGGTGATCCTAAATATCAAtaaaaattttcttttatagAGAGACCTCCATGTAAATTAAATCTAGGAGGACATCTAAGGCAGAGCTTGTTCCATATTATCTGAAAGCCAAAATAAAGCCAAAACCAGCAAAGTACGAGCTATGTTGCACGGATACGGCAGGCAGAGGCGTGTCGCTGTGTCcgacacgtcccgacacgccgATACGACACGATACGCCTTTTTGCCGTATCggacacgccacgtggcgtaTCGGAAAAAGTTGACTTTTGGACACGTTGACCGACACGGTTCCGTCGTTTAAAACCTAAAAATCTCTCGAAGCTGTTCTGCTTCTCTTCTGGCTTTCTCCTTCCTTGCGACTcctttctccttctccttccttGCTGGCTTTCTCCTTGCAACTCATTTCTCCCTCAGCCTCAGCCTCAGCCTCCAGCCTCCAGCCTCCAGCTCCAGCTCCCAGCTCCTGCCCCCTGCTCCCTGCCTCTGCCTCTGCCGACAGCCTATGCCTCTGTCGACAGCTCTGCGTAAggtaattcaatttttttaaaagtttAGATTATTGAATGGGTGTTGAATTGTTGATTGTTGAACTGTTGATATGATTTTAATGGGTAGTGTTTGATAGCTCAATTGGGTACTGGGTAGCGTTTGATAGCTCAATTGGGTAGTGTACTAGTGTTTGATAGCTCAAGTCGAAGTAATTAGATGTGATGATTGAATTGTTGAATACTTTAATAGGATGAGTTCAAGTGCAGCATTAACCGAACCATCGTCCGAACGTAGTGTTAGTAGTACAACTGAGGTGGGAAATTTAAGTGCTCCTCTTTGGAAATATGTTATTAAGCATACAGTGCTTGATGATGATGGAAACGTTGTCAAAGCTACAGGAGGAAATGTTAGCTGGGAATGTAAGTTCTGCCATGTGAGTTTCAATGGGTCACATTCTAGAGTTAGGTCTCATTTACTTAAAGAGAAGGGCACATGGGTCAGGATTTGTAGCAAAATCAATGATGAACAGAGTCAAGAAGTACATTAGCTTGTAGCCTTTTATGAGCAAAAGTTGCGGGAGAAAGCTCCTAAGAAAGTTTCTTTGCCTCCTTCAAATTTGTCTATGTCAGAAAGAACTTACTTTCCCTTGGAGGAGAGGAATGATGTAAGCAAAAAGAGAAGGGTGGTGAGTCCGCATCTTACTAAAGCTTTCAAGATTGAAGAGAGGCAACAATGTGATGCCGAAGTTGCAAGATTGTTTTACAGTAGTGGATTACCGTTCAATGTTGCAAGAAATCCTTATTACCGAGGCTCTTACCTTCGTGCTTCACACATTCCGGGTTATACTCCCCCGGGGTACAATGCATTGAGGACCACTCTTCTTGATGATGAGAGGCGCCACATTGAACGGGTGCTTCAACCTGTTAAGAAGACATGGAAGGAGACCGGTGTGAGCTTGTGTTCCGATGGGTGGACCGATGATCAACGGAGGCCATTGATCAATATGATGGATGCTTCCACCAATGGGGCTATTATGTTAAAGGCAATAAATTGTGAAGGCCAATATAAAGACAAGCATGAAATTAGTAGATTGCTTTTGGAATCCATCAATGAGATAGGTGCCGAACATATGGTTCAAGTGGTGACTGATAATGCCCCTGTGTGCGCTGCTGCCGGTGCAATAGTTGAGACTACACATCCACATATCTTTTggacaccgtgtgtggttcaTACTCTCAATCTTGTTTTGAAAGATATATTGAAGGCAAAGTCACATGACCGGGGTGAGTGTAGAGAAAGAGTTGGGGTGGCTTATTGAAAGTGTTGTCAATGATGTGTGGTTTGTCAAGAACTTTATTATGAACCATGGCATGCGTTTGTCTATGTATAATGATCATTGTGCCTTGAAGTTGCTCACTATTGCGGAGACAAGATTTGCCTCTCATTTTGTGATGCTTAAAAGGTTTAAAGAGGTGAAGAGTGGCTTGCAACCTATGGTTATTAGTCTAAGATTGGACATGTATAAGGAAGATGATGTCAATAAGGCAAAAGCGGTGAAGAAGATGCTTATTGAAGAAAGGTATGGGACCAAATTGATTTCATAGTTGCATTCATGGGTCCTATATATGAGATGATAAGGATGACGGATTTGGATAGACCTTGTCTTCACTTGGTTTATGAGTGGTGGGATGTGATGATTGAGAAAGTGAGGAATGCAATTTATAAGCCGGAATTTGCAAGTGTCTTAGTGGAGAAGGATGTAGAGGTAGATCGATTCTATGATGTGGTGTACTCCATCTTAATACATAGGTGGACTAGGAGTTCTACCTCTCTTCATTGCTTAGCACACTCCTTGAATCCAAGGTATTATAGTTCTCAATGGCTTGAGGAGGTTCCTAATCGGGTTGCTCTACATAGAGATCCCGAGCTCAACAATGAAAGGAGGAAATGTCTTCAAAAGCTCTTTTCGGATTCCCAAGTTCGCAACAAAGTGATGGAGGAATTTGCCTATTTTTCATTGAACATGAGAGATTATTCAACACCCGAAGCTTTGGAGaataagtttcattttgagCCTATAATTTGGTGGGCAAGTTATGGAGCTTCTACACCACTTCTTCAAACTTTGGCTCTCAAGTTGCTCAAGTTCATCTTCTTGTTGTGAACGCAATTGGAGCACATATAGTTTCATATATGGTTTGAAGAGGAACAAGTTGGAACCAAAAAGAGCTCAAGATTTGGTTTATATTCATACCAATCTTAGACTTTTGGCTAGGAGGGATCCTAACTACTACAAAAGTAAGGAAATAATGTGGGATCTTGCGGGGGATGGCCATGAGTCATTGGTGGAGGAGAATGTGGATATGCTAGAGCTTGCAACTTTGTCCCTTAATGAACCGGCATTAGAGAGGGTGATTTTCAATGATGAGATGGAGTCTTGAGGCCTAGCTATATGGaggtaaattatatttaaatatttgatCAATATGAGAAGATTTACTAGGTTCATATATAATTGGCTAGCTTTTATCACTTGCATTTTGACTATTTGATGTTATTTCTTAAACATTGTTATGCAATTGATAGATTTTACAACTTTATAAtagtattattaatttattttatatatcaaaattatatataaatattttttattttccgtgTCGGAGCCGTATCGAAAGAGGAGTTTTTGAGATTTGCCGTGTCGCGTCGTGTCGTGTcgccgtgtccgtgtccgtgtccgtgcaacatagAGTACGAGTAACAATGAAAAAAGCTTAATCTGCGACAAACTCTAACCAGATTACT
This genomic interval carries:
- the LOC126803723 gene encoding uncharacterized protein LOC126803723 produces the protein MSERTYFPLEERNDVSKKRRVVSPHLTKAFKIEERQQCDAEVARLFYSSGLPFNVARNPYYRGSYLRASHIPGYTPPGYNALRTTLLDDERRHIERVLQPVKKTWKETGVSLCSDGWTDDQRRPLINMMDASTNGAIMLKAINCEGQYKDKHEISRLLLESINEIGAEHMVQVVTDNAPVQSHMTGVSVEKELGWLIESVVNDVWFVKNFIMNHGMRLSMYNDHCALKLLTIAETRFASHFVMLKRFKEVKSGLQPMVISLRLDMYKEDDVNKAKAVKKMLIEERYGTKLIS